One genomic segment of Nitrososphaera sp. includes these proteins:
- a CDS encoding SDR family NAD(P)-dependent oxidoreductase has protein sequence MTQNQSLSRPLDFAGKVVVITGSGTGIGQAIARRFAQGGANIVIMGRRKEPLDQTSKILKDIISSVGSSASVTAFPGVDVSDESGISAMFEQLKEQFGKVDIVVNNAGVSGPVKAFTNASVQEFRDCVTIHLTGTFWTSACALRVMQPGSTILTISTFFSEENRYEQRPYRFRTPYTASQGAKNRLAEALAWEMASREIRSIATNPGPVHSDRIYKTVYPKAAAEFLRIGGFPGLSAAEIEKVTADALPLLGEDEQVVKAGVLKVAEGIQKARGRTADEEMQKAVDLVSSALSKIQEIAEKIQSNTSKMIVDGEFLSQDDVAEMVVNLCGEKIGRLINGRVIPNDRVFYPVKPIVGTSVIREGDPRVSGKVIILTTTSSASKDIERVKEVAKMANSLGAKQVIILYGNPKDSDKYKDFHSHALNLAEEDSVRRILHTAKSKFGQVNALIHFTGDYDYGKQMGTLSRAEWDALVSNYIHVPGLLVKEAVNAMAPEGAVQEPSKYKGAHGRLVIVGPDSPVGKKISGEVRARADVFRAALRPYTATVNQELGDVLGSQIRLYLVLAGTAEGSQPDPKNLSESVLTLASGISGGGNEAIYYIDEGRQ, from the coding sequence GTGACGCAGAATCAATCTCTCAGTCGGCCCCTTGATTTTGCAGGTAAGGTTGTGGTTATCACGGGTAGCGGAACCGGAATTGGTCAGGCTATAGCGCGCAGATTTGCTCAGGGAGGTGCTAATATCGTTATCATGGGCAGGCGAAAGGAACCATTGGATCAGACTTCAAAGATTCTCAAAGACATCATTTCGTCGGTTGGTTCGTCTGCCTCCGTAACAGCGTTTCCGGGTGTGGACGTTTCCGACGAGTCTGGAATCTCCGCAATGTTTGAGCAGCTAAAAGAACAATTTGGAAAGGTGGACATAGTTGTGAACAACGCAGGCGTTTCCGGTCCCGTGAAAGCCTTTACGAATGCATCGGTCCAGGAATTTCGGGATTGCGTGACAATCCATCTAACAGGCACTTTTTGGACCTCTGCCTGTGCCCTTCGCGTGATGCAGCCCGGGTCAACCATTCTGACCATTTCAACTTTCTTTTCTGAGGAGAACAGGTACGAGCAAAGACCCTACAGGTTTAGAACGCCTTATACCGCGTCACAAGGTGCCAAGAACAGGCTTGCGGAGGCACTTGCATGGGAAATGGCCTCTAGAGAAATTCGCTCCATTGCGACTAACCCGGGGCCGGTTCATTCGGACAGGATATACAAGACGGTCTATCCAAAAGCGGCGGCAGAATTTCTGCGCATAGGGGGCTTTCCCGGCTTGAGCGCGGCTGAAATTGAAAAGGTGACTGCGGATGCTCTGCCATTACTGGGGGAGGACGAACAGGTGGTCAAGGCGGGCGTGTTGAAAGTGGCAGAAGGCATCCAAAAAGCGCGAGGGCGCACTGCAGACGAGGAAATGCAAAAGGCAGTAGACCTTGTCTCAAGCGCACTGAGCAAGATTCAGGAAATCGCCGAAAAGATCCAGTCCAATACGAGCAAGATGATTGTAGACGGGGAGTTCCTGTCACAAGATGACGTGGCCGAGATGGTTGTCAATCTTTGCGGGGAAAAGATTGGCAGGCTGATAAACGGCAGGGTCATACCAAACGACAGGGTCTTCTACCCCGTTAAGCCCATTGTGGGAACCTCCGTGATAAGAGAAGGAGACCCCCGGGTTTCGGGCAAGGTCATAATTCTCACAACCACCTCCTCAGCCTCCAAAGACATCGAGAGGGTCAAAGAGGTTGCAAAAATGGCTAACTCGCTCGGTGCAAAGCAGGTGATTATCCTGTACGGCAATCCAAAGGACAGCGACAAGTATAAAGACTTTCACAGTCATGCGCTGAATTTGGCTGAAGAAGATTCTGTCAGGCGGATTTTGCACACGGCCAAATCTAAATTCGGTCAAGTCAATGCACTAATTCACTTTACAGGTGACTATGATTATGGAAAGCAAATGGGCACTCTTTCTAGAGCAGAATGGGACGCACTCGTTTCCAACTACATCCACGTGCCGGGCCTTCTTGTAAAGGAAGCGGTCAACGCTATGGCTCCAGAAGGGGCTGTGCAGGAGCCTTCAAAATACAAAGGTGCACATGGCCGCCTCGTAATCGTGGGTCCCGATTCTCCAGTTGGCAAGAAAATCTCTGGCGAAGTGCGCGCCAGAGCGGACGTTTTCCGAGCAGCTTTGCGTCCTTACACGGCGACTGTAAACCAGGAACTTGGCGATGTATTGGGATCGCAAATACGACTGTATTTAGTTCTCGCAGGCACAGCCGAAGGCAGTCAACCCGACCCGAAGAACCTCAGCGAGTCAGTGCTGACTCTGGCCTCGGGAATATCAGGTGGCGGAAACGAGGCGATATACTACATCGACGAGGGCCGTCAATAG
- a CDS encoding sulfite exporter TauE/SafE family protein, with amino-acid sequence MFPILVLIGFAAGTLGSMIGVGGGIIIVPFLTFFGMQPAQIASTSLFAVTSTSVSSSIEYSRQKRIDYKLAISMAAAALPGTVLGAVLSHSISLESFRLYFAILLAIAGLYVLYKTRILREPQTKSPTFSTKLAVVALSFVAGVISSLFGVGGGIIFVPAMLLLLGIAMQRAAPTSQMILLITSIGGLVAHIALGHPDYVSGILLAAGAVIGGQVGARLSKRVRDYYLQAALGIVLIGVSAKLIYDWMVQSRL; translated from the coding sequence ATGTTTCCGATTCTCGTGCTTATAGGGTTCGCGGCAGGCACGCTAGGATCGATGATTGGAGTCGGGGGCGGCATAATTATCGTACCGTTCCTGACTTTTTTTGGGATGCAGCCTGCACAGATTGCCAGTACGAGTCTGTTTGCAGTAACTTCCACGAGTGTGTCTTCGAGCATCGAGTACTCCAGGCAAAAGAGAATAGACTACAAACTTGCGATCTCGATGGCGGCGGCCGCTCTACCCGGCACCGTGCTTGGCGCCGTGCTATCGCACAGCATCTCTCTTGAGTCATTCAGGTTGTACTTTGCCATCTTGCTCGCCATAGCAGGGCTTTACGTTCTCTACAAGACGCGCATCCTGAGAGAGCCCCAGACCAAGAGTCCGACCTTTTCAACCAAGTTGGCGGTGGTTGCCCTGAGCTTCGTGGCCGGAGTGATTTCAAGCCTGTTTGGTGTTGGAGGCGGTATTATCTTCGTGCCGGCGATGCTTTTGCTTCTGGGCATTGCCATGCAGCGCGCAGCGCCGACTTCGCAGATGATTCTGCTGATAACCTCCATAGGCGGGCTTGTGGCACATATTGCACTAGGGCATCCGGATTACGTGTCCGGCATTTTGCTTGCCGCCGGCGCGGTCATTGGAGGCCAGGTTGGTGCTCGGTTATCAAAGAGAGTGCGAGATTACTATTTGCAGGCCGCCCTGGGAATTGTGCTGATTGGCGTATCTGCGAAACTTATCTACGACTGGATGGTTCAGAGCAGGTTATAA
- the purE gene encoding 5-(carboxyamino)imidazole ribonucleotide mutase: MPTIRVGIIMGSDSDLSVMKAAADLLESFKVTHEVKIVSAHRSADFMSRYAKSAKARGIKVIIAGAGGAAHLPGMVASMTTLPVIGVPIKTSSLDGLDSLLSIAQMPVGVPVATVAINGAKNAGILACQILATADPELAAKLERFKNNLKKEVRKKGERLEQIGADQYLDSIRRQ; the protein is encoded by the coding sequence TCCGAGTTGGAATCATTATGGGTAGCGACTCTGACCTCTCGGTAATGAAGGCGGCCGCAGACTTGCTTGAATCTTTCAAGGTGACTCACGAAGTCAAAATAGTCTCTGCCCACCGTTCCGCAGATTTTATGTCACGATATGCCAAATCTGCGAAGGCAAGAGGCATCAAGGTTATAATCGCTGGTGCTGGCGGGGCTGCCCATTTACCCGGAATGGTTGCTTCCATGACGACGCTTCCAGTCATCGGCGTCCCGATCAAGACCTCGAGCTTGGACGGCCTTGACTCGCTTCTTTCCATCGCGCAAATGCCCGTCGGAGTACCCGTCGCCACGGTCGCCATCAACGGGGCCAAGAATGCGGGAATTCTTGCCTGCCAGATTCTTGCTACCGCCGACCCCGAGCTGGCAGCAAAACTAGAGCGTTTCAAGAACAATCTCAAGAAAGAGGTGCGCAAGAAGGGCGAACGCCTTGAACAAATAGGGGCCGATCAGTACCTAGACTCCATAAGAAGGCAGTAG